One Flavobacterium sp. 90 DNA segment encodes these proteins:
- a CDS encoding XRE family transcriptional regulator → MTYNNETLKLYREYKGLSQKKFADFLGVSQTVISKIEKGLRPLDEDIINDLSPFVNKKFFLQKIENLNLKIYYRQSSSTAKSTTDLFESRLTLIANHISHFLEEIEAPENQIPSVDLNDFGLDPEALALEIRQLFGLGISPLNDIVELLESKGAFVHFFDYPFVTPENKTLDGVSFYIKGCPVILINNKIQNARKVFTLAHELGHLIMHLNFIVESNRDEEAEANKFASEFIAPKRALNGEFSRLTLEKLFMLKAYWKMSVGALLYKAKQIALTPDQYRRWVTQLSAYRKNEPHDIDLSIPRNLKKCFTFFRDTLHEGDNESLFDELGIDKKIFDDLYSTFTEKRKLRIIY, encoded by the coding sequence ATGACTTATAACAATGAAACGCTTAAACTTTACAGAGAATATAAAGGTTTAAGCCAAAAAAAGTTTGCTGACTTTTTAGGTGTTTCTCAGACGGTTATTTCAAAAATAGAAAAAGGTTTGAGACCTCTCGATGAAGATATTATCAACGATTTATCACCATTTGTGAATAAAAAATTCTTTTTGCAAAAAATTGAAAATCTTAATCTTAAAATTTATTATAGACAAAGTTCATCTACAGCTAAAAGCACAACAGATTTATTTGAATCCAGATTGACCTTAATAGCAAATCACATTTCTCATTTTTTAGAGGAGATTGAAGCTCCTGAAAATCAAATTCCAAGTGTAGATTTAAATGATTTTGGATTGGATCCTGAAGCACTAGCTTTAGAAATCAGGCAACTTTTCGGGTTAGGGATTTCTCCTTTAAACGATATTGTTGAATTGCTTGAATCCAAAGGAGCTTTTGTTCATTTTTTCGATTATCCTTTTGTTACTCCAGAAAATAAAACTCTAGACGGAGTAAGTTTTTATATTAAAGGTTGTCCAGTTATTTTGATAAATAATAAAATACAGAATGCAAGAAAGGTGTTTACATTGGCCCATGAGTTGGGGCATCTAATTATGCATTTAAATTTTATTGTTGAAAGTAATCGTGATGAGGAAGCAGAAGCTAATAAATTTGCTTCGGAATTTATAGCACCTAAAAGAGCTCTGAATGGGGAATTTAGCAGGTTAACTTTAGAGAAACTATTTATGCTAAAAGCGTATTGGAAAATGTCAGTTGGAGCATTATTGTATAAAGCTAAACAAATTGCGTTAACTCCAGATCAATATAGAAGATGGGTTACACAGCTTTCAGCATATAGAAAAAACGAACCGCATGATATTGATTTAAGTATTCCAAGAAATTTAAAAAAATGTTTTACTTTTTTTAGGGATACCTTGCATGAAGGCGATAATGAATCTCTTTTTGATGAATTAGGAATAGATAAAAAAATATTTGATGATTTGTATTCTACTTTTACGGAAAAGAGAAAATTAAGAATTATATATTAG
- a CDS encoding prephenate dehydrogenase, whose translation MKVYVIGIGLIGGSMVLDIKDQHPNATIFGIDNNEKHLQEAIDLGVIDQAGSFEELADADFVIVSVPVDVALVVLPKVLDLVGDKTIVFEVGSTKKPICDAVASHPKRRNFIATHPIAGTEFSGPSAAIRGLFKGKTNIICEVEKTTFKLQEKALQLFSEIGMRIRYMDPTSHDKHIAYVSHLSHISSFMLGKTVMNKEKDEQDIFDMAGSGFESTVRLAKSSPAMWTPIFKQNKEHVIETLEEYISNLSRFRDLLKDDNYNAIFEEMESTNKIKEILNGLTTIKK comes from the coding sequence ATGAAAGTATACGTAATAGGAATAGGGTTAATAGGAGGTTCGATGGTGCTGGACATCAAAGATCAACATCCAAACGCAACTATTTTTGGAATAGATAATAACGAAAAACATTTGCAGGAAGCAATTGATTTGGGTGTTATCGATCAGGCAGGAAGTTTTGAAGAATTGGCTGATGCTGATTTTGTAATTGTTTCGGTTCCGGTGGATGTAGCGCTGGTTGTTTTGCCAAAAGTGCTGGATTTAGTAGGAGATAAAACGATTGTTTTTGAAGTAGGATCGACTAAAAAACCAATTTGTGATGCTGTTGCAAGTCACCCAAAAAGAAGAAACTTTATCGCAACGCATCCAATTGCAGGAACGGAGTTTTCAGGACCTTCGGCGGCGATAAGAGGTTTGTTTAAAGGAAAGACAAACATAATTTGCGAAGTGGAAAAAACCACTTTTAAATTGCAGGAAAAGGCGTTACAGCTTTTCAGCGAAATTGGAATGAGGATTCGATATATGGACCCAACTTCGCACGATAAACACATTGCTTACGTTTCGCATTTGTCGCACATTAGTTCGTTTATGCTTGGAAAAACGGTAATGAATAAGGAAAAAGACGAGCAGGATATTTTTGATATGGCAGGAAGTGGATTTGAAAGTACCGTACGTTTAGCAAAAAGTTCTCCGGCAATGTGGACACCAATTTTTAAGCAAAACAAAGAACACGTTATCGAAACATTAGAAGAATATATTTCAAATCTGAGTCGGTTTAGGGATTTGTTGAAAGATGATAATTACAATGCCATTTTTGAAGAAATGGAAAGCACAAATAAAATTAAAGAAATATTAAACGGATTAACAACAATTAAAAAATAA
- a CDS encoding aminotransferase class I/II-fold pyridoxal phosphate-dependent enzyme, protein MITTAKRLDTVEEYYFSSKLREVRQLQSEGKSIINMGIGSPDLSPSKAVIEAVAAAIQEENGHGYQSYQGLPELRKGMADFYQNQFGVELNPNNEILPLMGSKEGIMHISLAFLNEGDHVLIPNPGYPTYTSVTNLVGAVPVYYDLKEANAWEPDFEALEKLDLSKVKIMWLGYPHMPTGARGSLALFEKLVAFAKKHNILLINDNPYSFVLNDNPMSLLQVEGAKEVALELNSLSKTFNMAGWRVGMVLGNPEIIDAVLKVKSNMDSGMFYGIQKGAVAALNCDKSWFEDQNKIYRRRRELTEKLAEKLGCKVYKEGVGLFVWAKLPEGIESSEKFIDEILYEKHIFITPGTIFGSNGEGYIRFSLCVKEEKVQEAIDRF, encoded by the coding sequence ATGATTACAACAGCAAAAAGATTAGATACAGTTGAAGAATACTACTTCTCGTCAAAATTGAGAGAAGTTCGTCAACTACAATCTGAAGGAAAGTCTATCATCAATATGGGAATTGGAAGCCCTGATTTGAGTCCGTCGAAAGCAGTAATTGAAGCGGTTGCCGCAGCAATTCAAGAGGAGAATGGGCATGGTTATCAAAGCTATCAGGGATTACCGGAATTGAGAAAAGGGATGGCAGATTTTTATCAGAATCAGTTTGGTGTTGAATTAAATCCGAATAATGAGATTTTACCTTTGATGGGTTCGAAAGAAGGAATCATGCACATTTCGTTAGCTTTTTTAAATGAAGGCGATCACGTTTTAATTCCGAATCCGGGTTATCCGACTTATACATCGGTAACAAATTTGGTTGGAGCGGTTCCGGTTTATTATGATCTAAAAGAAGCAAATGCCTGGGAACCGGATTTTGAAGCTCTTGAAAAATTAGACCTCTCGAAAGTAAAAATTATGTGGCTGGGATATCCGCATATGCCAACAGGAGCGAGAGGAAGTTTAGCGTTATTTGAAAAATTGGTTGCTTTTGCTAAAAAACACAACATATTATTGATCAACGACAATCCGTATAGTTTTGTTTTGAATGATAATCCAATGAGTTTATTGCAGGTTGAAGGAGCAAAAGAAGTGGCTTTAGAATTGAATTCACTTAGTAAAACATTCAACATGGCTGGCTGGAGAGTTGGAATGGTTTTAGGAAATCCTGAAATTATCGATGCAGTTCTAAAAGTAAAAAGCAACATGGACAGCGGAATGTTCTACGGAATTCAGAAAGGTGCGGTTGCAGCGTTGAATTGCGATAAGTCTTGGTTCGAAGATCAAAACAAAATTTACAGACGTCGCAGAGAATTGACAGAAAAACTAGCAGAGAAATTAGGTTGCAAAGTTTATAAAGAAGGAGTTGGGCTTTTTGTTTGGGCAAAACTTCCAGAAGGAATTGAATCATCAGAAAAGTTCATTGACGAAATATTATACGAGAAACACATTTTTATCACACCGGGAACGATCTTCGGGAGTAATGGTGAAGGATATATTAGATTCTCGTTGTGTGTGAAAGAAGAAAAAGTACAAGAAGCGATAGACCGATTTTAG
- a CDS encoding prephenate dehydratase — protein MTTKIAIQGIKGSFHHQVVKEYFSENVEIDECLSFEELIDSLLSGKTDQAVMAIENSIAGPIIPNYALIDKNNLHIIGEHYLNIQQNLMALKGQKIEDIKEVHSHPMALLQCMDFLKQYPNIKLIEDKDTAETARRIQEKQLTGIAAIASVTASEMYDLDIIASSIQTIKNNMTRFVIIKKQNSFLPENEINRASIKFELDHKRGSLAAVLNVMSDCKLNLTKIQSLPKIETPWKYSFFVDITFEKYEDFAKAKSLLNIMAEYFKVLGEYKNTKPLSES, from the coding sequence ATGACAACTAAAATTGCAATACAAGGTATAAAAGGTTCATTTCATCATCAGGTTGTGAAAGAGTATTTCTCTGAAAATGTGGAAATTGATGAATGTTTATCTTTTGAAGAATTGATTGACAGCTTGCTTTCCGGGAAAACTGACCAAGCAGTTATGGCGATTGAAAATTCGATTGCAGGGCCAATTATTCCGAATTATGCTTTGATTGACAAGAATAATTTACACATAATTGGAGAACATTATTTAAATATTCAGCAGAATTTAATGGCTTTAAAAGGTCAAAAAATTGAAGATATAAAAGAAGTTCATTCACATCCAATGGCACTTTTGCAATGCATGGATTTCCTGAAACAATATCCAAATATCAAATTGATTGAGGATAAAGACACAGCCGAAACAGCGAGAAGAATTCAGGAAAAGCAGCTAACCGGAATCGCTGCAATTGCAAGTGTAACGGCGTCTGAAATGTATGATTTAGATATAATAGCTTCTTCGATTCAAACGATTAAAAATAATATGACTCGTTTCGTAATCATCAAAAAGCAAAATTCATTTTTGCCGGAAAACGAAATCAACAGAGCATCAATCAAATTTGAATTAGATCACAAAAGAGGAAGCTTAGCAGCAGTTTTGAATGTAATGAGCGATTGTAAACTGAATTTGACAAAAATTCAATCGCTTCCAAAAATTGAAACACCTTGGAAATATTCATTTTTCGTAGACATAACATTTGAGAAATATGAAGATTTTGCAAAAGCCAAATCCTTACTAAATATAATGGCAGAATATTTTAAAGTGTTAGGAGAATATAAGAATACCAAACCTTTAAGTGAGTCTTAA
- a CDS encoding ribonucleoside-diphosphate reductase subunit alpha, protein MYVVKRDGHKEPVMFDKITERIKKLCYGLNELVDPVKVAMRVIEGLYDGVSTSELDNLAAETAASMTIAHPDYAQLAARVAISNLHSNTKKSFSETMKDMYNYVNPRNGQDAPLLSDEVFNVIQENSAFLDSHIIYTRDFNYDYFGFKTLERSYLLKINGKIVERPQHMLMRVSVGIHLDDLKSVIETYDLMSKKFFTHATPTLFNAGTPKPQMSSCFLLAMQDDSIDGIYDTLKQTAKISQSAGGIGLSIHNVRATGSYIRGTNGTSNGIVPMLRVFNDTARYVDQGGGKRKGSFAIYIETWHADIFDFLDLKKNTGKEEMRARDLFFAMWTSDLFMKRVQEDASWTLMCPNECPGLYDVYGEEFETMYLDYEFRGKGRKTIRARELWEKILESQIETGTPYMLYKDAANRKSNHKNLGTIRSSNLCTEIMEFTSKDEIAVCNLASISLPMFIDNGKFDHEALYNVTKRVTRNLNKVIDRNYYPVKEAENSNMRHRPVGLGVQGLADAFIMLRMPFTSDEAKALNQEIFETLYFAAVTASMEMAKEEGPYSTFAGSPMSQGEFQYNMWGMKDEELSGRWDWASLRKEVMEHGVRNSLLVAPMPTASTSQILGNNEAFEPYTSNIYTRRVLSGEFIVVNKHLLEDLVKLGLWDETLKQEIMRHNGSVQNIDIIPQDLKDLYKTVWEMSMKDIIDMSRQRGYFIDQSQSLNLFMQDANYSKLTSMHFYAWQSGLKTGMYYLRTKSAVDAIKFTLNNDKKEEDAPAAVLVPETESISVEDYKAMLLKAQAGDPEDCEMCGS, encoded by the coding sequence ATGTATGTAGTAAAAAGAGATGGCCACAAAGAGCCCGTAATGTTTGATAAGATTACAGAAAGAATCAAAAAATTGTGTTACGGCTTGAATGAGCTTGTAGATCCTGTTAAGGTAGCGATGAGAGTTATCGAGGGATTGTATGATGGGGTTTCAACTTCTGAACTAGATAATCTTGCGGCAGAAACGGCGGCTTCTATGACAATTGCGCATCCAGATTATGCACAATTAGCAGCACGTGTGGCAATTTCGAATCTACATTCAAATACTAAGAAGTCGTTCTCAGAGACGATGAAAGATATGTACAACTACGTAAATCCAAGAAACGGACAAGACGCTCCATTACTTTCGGATGAAGTATTTAACGTAATTCAGGAAAACTCTGCTTTCCTAGATTCGCATATCATTTATACAAGAGATTTCAATTACGATTACTTTGGTTTTAAAACTTTAGAGCGTTCCTATTTGCTAAAAATAAACGGAAAAATCGTAGAAAGACCGCAACATATGTTGATGCGTGTTTCGGTTGGTATTCACCTTGACGATTTAAAATCAGTAATTGAAACTTACGATTTAATGTCTAAAAAGTTCTTTACGCACGCAACGCCAACGTTGTTTAATGCCGGAACTCCAAAACCACAAATGTCTTCTTGTTTCCTTTTGGCAATGCAAGATGATAGTATTGATGGTATTTATGACACATTAAAACAAACGGCTAAAATCTCGCAATCAGCGGGAGGAATTGGTCTTTCTATTCATAACGTTCGTGCGACTGGATCTTACATTCGTGGTACAAACGGAACTTCAAACGGAATCGTTCCGATGTTGAGAGTTTTCAACGATACAGCTCGTTACGTAGATCAAGGTGGAGGAAAACGTAAAGGAAGTTTTGCGATTTACATCGAAACTTGGCATGCTGATATCTTCGACTTTTTGGATTTAAAGAAAAACACAGGAAAAGAAGAAATGCGTGCGCGTGATTTATTCTTCGCAATGTGGACATCTGATTTATTCATGAAACGTGTTCAGGAAGATGCATCTTGGACTTTAATGTGTCCTAATGAATGTCCAGGATTATACGATGTTTACGGAGAAGAATTCGAAACAATGTACCTTGATTATGAATTTAGAGGAAAAGGTAGAAAAACAATTCGTGCACGTGAATTATGGGAGAAAATCCTTGAATCACAAATCGAAACTGGAACTCCTTATATGTTGTACAAAGATGCAGCAAACCGTAAATCGAACCACAAGAACTTAGGAACAATTCGTTCATCTAACTTGTGTACTGAGATTATGGAGTTTACTTCTAAAGATGAAATCGCGGTTTGTAACTTGGCTTCAATTTCGTTGCCAATGTTTATTGATAATGGTAAATTCGATCACGAAGCGCTTTACAATGTTACAAAACGTGTAACTCGTAACCTGAACAAAGTAATCGACAGAAACTACTATCCGGTAAAAGAAGCCGAAAACTCAAACATGCGTCACCGTCCGGTAGGATTAGGAGTGCAAGGATTAGCAGATGCTTTTATAATGTTGCGTATGCCGTTTACAAGTGATGAAGCAAAAGCATTAAATCAGGAAATTTTCGAAACATTATACTTCGCAGCCGTAACTGCTTCTATGGAAATGGCAAAAGAAGAAGGACCATATTCTACATTTGCAGGATCTCCAATGTCACAAGGAGAATTCCAATATAATATGTGGGGAATGAAAGATGAAGAATTATCTGGTCGTTGGGACTGGGCTTCATTAAGAAAAGAAGTAATGGAACACGGAGTTCGTAACTCATTATTAGTTGCGCCAATGCCAACAGCATCGACTTCTCAAATCCTTGGAAACAACGAAGCTTTCGAACCATATACATCAAACATTTACACACGTCGTGTATTGTCTGGAGAATTCATCGTGGTAAACAAACATTTACTGGAAGACTTAGTAAAACTAGGTTTATGGGACGAAACGTTGAAGCAAGAAATCATGCGTCATAACGGATCTGTTCAAAACATTGATATTATCCCGCAAGACCTTAAAGATCTTTACAAAACAGTTTGGGAAATGTCGATGAAAGACATTATCGATATGTCACGTCAAAGAGGTTATTTCATTGACCAATCACAATCATTGAACTTGTTCATGCAAGATGCAAACTATTCTAAACTGACGTCAATGCACTTCTACGCTTGGCAATCAGGATTAAAAACAGGAATGTATTACTTGAGAACGAAATCAGCAGTTGATGCGATTAAATTCACATTAAACAACGATAAAAAAGAAGAAGATGCACCGGCAGCAGTTTTAGTTCCGGAAACAGAATCTATCAGCGTTGAAGATTACAAAGCGATGTTGCTAAAAGCACAAGCCGGAGATCCTGAAGATTGTGAAATGTGTGGAAGTTAA